The proteins below come from a single Mugil cephalus isolate CIBA_MC_2020 chromosome 7, CIBA_Mcephalus_1.1, whole genome shotgun sequence genomic window:
- the LOC125010152 gene encoding dual specificity protein phosphatase CDC14AB-like: MAEEYEQFGASEFIKDRLYFTTLRVKPKNTGNTHYFSTDEEFVYESFYADFGPLNLAMLYRYCCKLNKKLKSSTMSRKKLVHYTSHDQKKRANAAVLIGAYAIIYLRRSPEEAYRTLISGNNTSYMPFRDAAVGECSFNLTVLDCLQGIRKALQHGFLDFESFSVEEYEHYERVENGDMNWIIPGKILAFSSPHPRSKIENGYPLHSPEAYFAYFQQNNVTAVVRLNRKLYEGRKFEDAGFEHHDLFFLDGTTPSDLIIRRFLHVCESTEGAVAVHCKAGLGRTGTLIGCYLMKHFRFTAAEAIAWTRICRPGSIIGPQQNFLEEKQHSLWVQGDVHRSKQKLVQQRLSRRQQLQQQRLQQPQLHSSDLVERGQQEEMSRLLSSMDDLSINTTLCKSFSLDENNYKETSLTQGDRLRALKGKRPPRSVSSSSRLNLPKTSQCSILPPPKSSKVFLPLSPSSSSSKKLLRSSSTTTAHIRSPFSLSLFSTRPALIH, from the exons ATGGCAGAAGAATATGAACAGTTCGGTGCGTCAGAGTTTATTAAAG ACCGTCTGTACTTCACCACTCTACGTGtcaaaccaaaaaacacagGCAACACACATTACTTCAGCACAGATGAGGAGTTCGTATATGAGAG TTTCTATGCAGACTTTGGGCCCCTTAACCTGGCCATGCTGTACAGATACTGCTGTAAGCTCAACAAGAAGCTCAAG TCTTCCACAATGTCTAGAAAGAAACTGGTCCACTACACCAGTCATGATCAGAAGAAGAGAGCTAATGCTGCTGTTCTCATCGGTGCCTATGCt ATAATCTATTTGAGAAGAAGTCCAGAGGAAGCCTACAGGACTCTGATCTCGGGAAACAACACAAGCTACATGCCATTtag GGATGCAGCAGTGGGAGAGTGCTCCTTCAACCTCACTGTCCTGGACTGCTTGCAAGGAATACGCAAg gCGTTGCAACATGGTTTTCTGGACTTTGAAAGCTTCAGTGTTGAGGAATATGAACATTACGAG cGAGTAGAAAATGGAGACATGAACTGGATAATTCCAGGGAAGATTCTGGCATTCAGCAGCCCTCACCCGCGTAGTAAGATAGAAAATG GTTATCCTCTCCATTCACCTGAGGCGTACTTTGCATACTTCCAACAAAACAATGTGACGGCCGTGGTTCGTCTGAACAGGAAGTTGTATGAAGGCAGGAAGTTTGAGGATGCTGGATTTGAGCACCATGatctcttcttcctggatggTACCACGCCCTCTGACCTCATCATCAGGCGcttcctgcatgtgtgtgaaagtaCCGAAGGGGCTGTGGCTGTTCACTGTAAAG CTGGCCTAGGACGTACAGGAACGCTGATTGGCTGCTACCTGATGAAGCACTTCAGATTCACTGCGGCTGAGGCCATTGCTTGGACCAGAATCTGTCGACCTGGATCCATTATTGGTCCCCAGCAGAATTTCTTAGAAGA GAAACAGCACAGTTTGTGGGTCCAAGGTGACGTTCATCGGTCCAAACAGAAGCTGGTCCAGCAGAGACTGAGTCGAcgacagcagctgcagcaacagcGTCTACAGCAGCCGCAGCTTCACAGCTCTGACCTGGTTGAGAgaggacaacaggaagaaatgTCCCGTCTGCTCTCCAGCATGGACGACCTGTCAATCAACACCACCCTCTGCAAATCGTTTAGCTTGGATGAG AACAACTACAAGGAAACTAGTCTAACTCAGGGCGACAGACTGAGAGCACTGAAGGGGAAACGACCGCCGAGATCAGTCTCATCCTCCTCAAG GTTAAACCTTCCCAAAACCTCACAATGCTCCATCCTTCCTCCCCCTAAGTCCTCTAAagtcttcctccctctgtccccttcctcctcctcttctaaaAAGCTTCTGCGaagctcctccaccaccactgcacACATCAGAAG